Genomic window (Candidatus Obscuribacterales bacterium):
CACAATCCCCCGCAATTGTTCCGTGAGCTGAGCACTTTCGTCTTCAGGATCATTCACAAAGAAGCGCTGCTGGAGATCTTGCAGCCGATCTTGCAGCTCGCTAGCACGCTCTTCTAGGGTAGGGAGTTGATCCTCAATGAAGTTAAGCCCTTCACCAATGCGAGTTTTCCGTTCTTGCAAACTATATTGTAGATACTTGGCCGAGGTTGCATCCAGTACCGTCTGCACCAAATCAGGATCATTGCCGAGGAAGGTTACTTCAATGATCTTGGTTTGGGGCGATCGCTCCACCAAGAGGTCATTCTGGAGCTGGATATAGGCAAACTCTGGAAACGTCTCGCTCACCTGCTCATAGATGGGCCACAGCATCGCCGGGCTTTTCAAAATTTCAAGCTGGGTGGGGTAGTCAATTTCTTGGGCCCGGTTAATTCCACCACCATTCCGCGTTAAGGCCGATGGATCGACTAATCGAGCTTCCGCCGTCACTGGCTCCACCAACAGCCGAAACCCTGCTTGGTAGGTGGGAACCGAGGAGGTACTTTTAACAAACGCAGCCCCCCCTAACAAAAGAGTTGTTCCGACCACAATCCAGAGATTGCGCTTGAGCATCCGAATGTAGGGGCCAAGCTTCAACCCGCCCTGGGGAGCGTCAGTATTTAGATCGTCGTAACCCGCTGGGGACTGCTGCATAATGGGCTATTAAAATTGCAAGGTCAACACGAGATAAACATGAAGGTGGTGGTCGATCACTGCTAGCAGTTGAAGTCATCACGGGCGATCGCTACCCTAGGCTACATATGAATGCTAGCAATTTACAGTTTGACCTTCCAACCTGTCCCTCAATTCTTCAAATAAGAAGCATTCAACCTCTCATCGGTTAAGACTAGAAATCACCCTATCCACCATTGATCATGATGGATTGCACCCTACTTGTCTCACATCGCACCCTGAGTTTGAACAATACCTAAACAAGGCCTCAACAAAAATCTACCCTACCCCTGATCCCTAAGCTGATCATCAACCATACTTATAATCCAACATCTGGAAAGGGTTCACCTGGATCTGGATTATCTGGATCATCCGGATCGAACGGATCATCATCGTCGTCGTCATCATCATCGTCATCGTCGTTATTCTGATCATTATTGTCATTAGTATCGAGACGATCGCGCACATCTAAAACGCCATCAAGCAAACCAAATACGTTGCGAATCGGGGCTGTTACAAACTCGATGCCATCAAAAATTCCAGCCAAGGTCGAGCGCCGCACTACCACAATGTCGTTATTGCGTAGGGAGGGATTGGTCTCTTCATTGACCGGATCAGAGAAGTCAATAGACACCCGCCGCCGCTCAACGCTTCCATCCAAATTAACGCGGATGAGGTCTACCCGCCCGGCGCGGTTGCTCACCCGTCCACCAGCCGCCAGCAAAGCTTGGTTGAGAGATGAATTGGGAGGCAACTCTATGGCTCCGGGGGTTTCGACTTCTCCAACCACATAGGTATTGATCAACAATGGTGAGAAATTGGCTGTGGCAATTTCCCCAAGTTCTTCTTGATTGATATCAGACACCCGAGGTACTAAAACGGTGTCTCCATCCCGCAGGGTAATGTCTTGGGGTAGGCTACCCGTCTGCAAAAACTCCCAGAGGTTCACTTCAATGGTGCTTTCCTCACCGGGCAAGGTTTGCCCTCGGCGAATTTCAATATTGCGGATATTGGCAAGCTGGGTGATACCGCCAGCCTGCTGAATGGCATTGATGGCGGTGGCCCACTGGCTGATGCCATCACCCAAGTCTGTTGTCGCACCGGCATCTGGGCTAATGGTGTAGGAGCCTGGTCGGGTCACTTCTCCCACCACACTGATCCGCAGAGGACGCGGTTGCACGAGGGAGACAACAATCAGCGGCTCACGAATGAAGGGGGAATATAGTTGCTCTAGGTAGGCACCAGCGCTAGAGATGGTTTGTCCTTCTAAGTAAACCGACCCCACCCAGGGCAAGTTAATGGAGCCGTCTACGCCGATGATATATTGCTCGTCGCTAAATTCCGGGACATCGAAAATATTGAGAGTGATCGTATCGCCGGTGCCCAAAATATAGGGAAAGGAGGAAGAGCGCGGTAGAGGGAAGCTCCGATCGTCTGTTCTGACAAAGGGAAAGCGCGGGTCAACGGCCGGGGATGGAGACACCGGCGATACCTGAGAAGGGGTTGCTTGAACCGGCTGAGTTGGGAACGGGGCCGTCTCGATGGGCACCCGTTGGGACGCGTCTGGTTCAGACGGACTAGGGGTGATCAAGGGCAGGCGATCGCTACTTTGGGCGGTGGATGTTGCTTGGGCTAAGCGATCGCTTACGTGATCACCCTCTGATGGAGGAGTGTTGGATAGATCTGCCTCAGCAAGGTCGAGATCAGAACGATGAAGCTCAGACAACGTGACTCGATCAGACATTGTCACGTTAGACAGTACTAGATCAGACGGTGGCATCTCAGGCAGCACTTGATCCGGGGATGTGTCTAGGGCTGTATCCCTCTTTAACCCATCTGGCTCCAGCTCAGGCAAGCGATCGCTACCCTGGGCCACACCGGCTGTTGCCATCAGGAGGGATGCAGTCAAACACACCGACAGTCCCATCAAAACCAACATTCCTTGATTGAGCGTCTGGGTAAGCCATGGGACTCCAGAGGCTGCTTTGTGGATCGTGACCATAGTCCCTAAACAATAAGGTTTAAATGCAAGCTTAGTGGTGAATGGGTGTGAACAGTATTTTACATAGACCACTATCGATCGTCGGCGAATTGCCCCTATCTTTACTAACGTTTTATATAGCAATTATGTTTCTAAAATAATCTCCCCCTGTGATTCGCCCAAGAGAATCGAAGGTTAACCGCACTGCATAAGCCTAGGCTCAACTCAGTCATAGCACTAGCCACGCCATCGCGATCGCACCTACCGTAACCTTTCCAAGGGGGTACTGTCACCTAGGGGCCATCCTTGAATTCCCCTAGAAAACCTCAACACCATGAATTGCACTGGATGGAGCGATCGCACCTCCGTAGATTCAACAGCGCCTGACCAACTTCAGTCTATGCTTGAGCAGTTCGAGGATAGCCTGGGTACTATGAAACTGATTTGCACCCCAAATCTGGCAGTTTCTAACCACTCGGTGTTACGTTGAACCTGGCATGAGCCTTGCATCTACCATCCTGCTTCCCAAGTGTCATCCCCCATCATGGGGAGAACCCTGCCCACGAGAGCTTACATTTGCTCCCACGCCAGTTTGCAGGACGTGGGAAATACGGACAATCTGTTGATAGACCATCCCTTCCATCAGATTGCACACCTAGCTCTGCATCCCTTAAATATCGATAGTATCTGTCGATAGTGTCTGCTGAATTGTCTACTGAGTTCATGAACTATGCTCGTGATGTCGATGGCGATCGCCTATCTTATCAATCAATATCCTAAGGTTAGCCATAGTTTTATTCGCCGCGAAATTCAGGGAGTTGAAGCCTGCGGTATCAGCGTATACAGGTTTTCAGTCCGATCGCGCAGCGACGAGCTAGTTGATGAAACAGATAAAGCTGAACTCCAAAAAACTGAGGTGATTCTTCAGGTAGGGCTGGTCGGCTTGATGCTGGCCATGGGCAAGGTGGCCCTATCTCGACCCACGAAGTGGTTAAGCGCCCTGCGGCTAGCAGTGCAGGTGGGCTGGAACTCTGAGCGAGGTCTGCTGCTGCACATCATCTATTTGGCGGAAGCCTGCGTGCTGCTGGGCAAATTGGCGCGTACCCCGGTCACCCATGTTCATTCCCATTTCGGCACCAATTCCACCACCGTTGCCATGCTCTGCCATGCCCTAGGTGGGCCACCCTATAGTTTTACCGTCCATGGCCCTGAGGAGTTTGACAAGGTAAAGGCGATCGCCCTCCCAGAAAAAATTCGCCGGGCTGCTTTTGTGGTAGCCATCAGCTCCTACGGCCGTAGTCAGCTCTATCGCTGGTGTTCGGCAGAAGACTGGGCAAAAATTCACATTATTCATTGTGGCGTAGACGATTACTTCTTGAACCCAGCCACCACGCCTATTCCCGCCGCTCCCAATCTTGTCTGCGTGGCGCGGCTGAGCGAACAAAAAGGGCACCTGCTGCTGCTAGAAGCTGTCCACCGTCTGGCTCAAGCCGGGCAAGAGTTTCACCTCACGCTTGTGGGAGACGGGGAGCTGCGATCGCAACTTGAAGCCAAGATCCAGGATTACCAGCTCCAGTCCCACATCACCATTACGGGATGGGCCAGCAGCGCCGAGGTACAGCACCATATTTTGAACAGCCGCGCCTTCATTTTGCCGAGCTTTGCCGAAGGGCTACCCGTCGTGATCATGGAGGCCCTCGCCCTCCACCGCCCAGTACTCAGCACCTACGTGGCCGGCATTCCTGAGCTAATTGAGCCCGGCGTCTGCGGCTGGCTGATTCCACCTGGCTCCGTGGATGCCCTCACGGACACCTTAAACACTGTCTTACACACATCCCCCGAAGACCTCACCCGCCTAGGCGACGCTGGTGCCCAACGCGTCCAAGTGCAGCACAATGCCCATACGGAAGCCCATAAGCTCACCCAGCTTTTCGCCAAACCCAAGTAGCATCCCCAAGGCGATCGCTCCCCCTCAAGCTTCGGCTACTCCTGGGCAACACCCGTCCTTCCAGCCACCATCATTCACCCTTTTTTCCTAACTACTATGCCCTCCCTCAAATCCCTAGCCCTCAAAGGTGCCATTTGGACCTTCGCCGCCTATGGCTTCAGCCAAGGCATTCGGCTAGCTAGCAACCTAATTCTCACCCGTTTGCTGCTCCCCGAATTCTTTGGCTTAATGGCGCTGGTCTACACCTTCATCGGCGGACTCACCCTCTTCTCAGATATTGGGATTGGCCCCAGTGTCATCCAAAACCGACGCGGTAACGAACCCGACTTCCTCAACACCGCCTGGACAGCCCAAATCATTCGGGGTGTGGGTCTATGGCTATGCTGTTTGATCATCGCTTGGCCCGTGGCAGCGCTCTATGAAGAACCTCGCCTGCTCTGGTTAGTTCCGGTGATTGGCTTCACCATGGTCCTAGGCGGTCTAGAATCCATGGCCAACTACACTCTCAGCCGAGAGGTCGCCATGGGGAAACTGGCGCTCTTTGAAATTAGTACTCAGTTAATCGGTACTGCCGTCACGGTAATTTGGGCATGGTTTGATCCCACCGTTTGGGCTTTAGCCGGTGGATCGCTGGTGGCTTGGAGTCTGCGATTAATCATTAGCCACACCCTCCTACCCCAAGTCACACCCAGTCGTCTGAAGTGGGATAAAGACGCCATCAAAGAGATTATTTCCTTTGGCAAATGGATTTTTCTATCCACCGCCATGATGTTCCTCTCCACCCAGTCTGACCGTCTCCTGCTAGGTAAATTCCTCTCATTAGAGTTTCTAGGCATCTACAGCATTGCCTTTACCCTTGGCGACCTACCCCGGCAAATTAACCAAAAGGTTTACACCAAAGTGTTGTTTCCGGTGATGTCTAAAATTTCCGACACCCCCCGTTCAGAACTGCGCCAGAAAATTATGAGGTCTCGCCAGGCAGCCCTAGCAGGGCTGATGCTGGTGGTGGTCATCCTAGCGAGCGGCGGCGATATCATTATCGACTTTTTGTATAACGAAAACTTCGAAAGTGCCGGCTGGATTTTGTCTATCGTGGCGCTGGGGCTATGGCCCAACCTGATGGCCGATACCCTCAATCCCTGTCTCTTTGCCGTAGGTCAACCCCGCTATAACGCCTATGGGAACTTTTTTAGCTTCTTAGTCATCGTCGTGGGTATCCCTGGATCCATCATGATCTTGCCGGAAGAGATAGCTCCCTTCGGTGCAGTGCTGGCCGTAGCCTTAAGCGAACTGCCCTTTTATATTGCGATCGCCCTGGGGCTATACCGAGAAAAACTCTCCTGTCTGAGGCAAGATGCTATCTTCACCGGGCTTCTGGTCGTCCTCCTAGGAAGTGTATTAGCAGTGCGCACTTTCTTAGGACTAGGTCTACCCTGGGATAGCGTATTTGCCTAAGTCTAAGTCCGGCTGATCAGCCTCTCATCCACAGCACAGCACCTTCAAGCCCAATCATGAACCCTTTAGCCGTAGTTAGTCTGGTTGAGACCTAACCTAGATCGAATGGGCAAACGTTTGCCCATTTCCAGTCAGGGTTTCTGGATGTCCTCACCCAGGACTTAGGGCTATACTTCGTGGTTATACATCGTGGACAGTTGCATCTATATAGGCGGATAGCTTCCATAAGCTGGATGGATAACGCCTGGAAAGCTCTACGCAGACCAGTCCCTGTTTAGCTATCCTAAAACGAACGATGACTCAGATCAGGTCCTTTGTGAAGAGCACCCCATCCGAGGTCATCAACTGGATCAGCACTATCCTGCTGCCCATGGTCACCAAGACCATCGCCCACTCAGATCTTTATCCTTAAACCAGTGTTATGAAGGTTACTTTTGTTCTGCCCCCCGTTGACATGACTGGAGGAATTCGGGTGGCGTCCATTTATGCTGATCTGCTGCAACAGCGTGGCCATAAGGTCACCGTCGTTTCCACACCTGCCCCCCGCCCCCGATTGCGGCAGCAGATTCGTTCTGTGTTGACCGGCAAGGGATGGATACCGACCGCCAAGAAAATGTCCCATTTCGATGATCTTGATGTACCTCACCAGGTCATTGAGCGATCGCGCCCCATTGTTGCCGCCGATGTGCCCGAGGCCGACGTGATCATCGCCACTTGGTGGGAAACAGCCGAGTGGGTAGCGGCGATGCCCGAGGCCAAAGGCACCAAAGTTTACTTCCTGCAGCACTACGAAATCCATGACTATTTGCCCGTGGAACGGGTGAAAGCAACCTGGGCCCTACCCATGCATAAGATCACCATTGCCCAATGGCTTGTAGACGTTGCTCAAAAAGACTATGGCGATCCAGAGGTTTCCCTCGTCCCCAATGCGGTGGATGGTCAGCAGTTTTATGCCCAACCTCGGGGCAAGCAAGCCGTTCCCACCGTGGGCATGATGTTTTCTCGGGCAACTTGGAAAGGCTGTGATTTTGCCTATGAAGGCGTTCAGCGAGCGCGACGGGTGATCCCTAATCTTAAATTTTTGGTGTTCAGCATGTTTCAACCCAGCGATGCCATGCTGGCCGGCTGCACCTTTTTCCATAAACCCAGCCAAGCAGAGCTGAGAACCATTTACGCAAGCTGTGATGCTTGGTTGTTTACCAGCAAGATTGAAGGGTTTGGCCTGCCGATTTTGGAAGCCATGGCCTGCCGAACACCGGTGATTGGCACAGCGGCGGGCGCTGCTCCCGAACTCTTGCAGCAGGGTACTGGAGAATTAATTCCGTTTGATGACCCTCAGGCCCTAGCCGATGCGATCGTAGCGATCGCTCAAATGCCAGATACCCAGTGGCGAGCTATGTCTGAGCGGGCCCATGAGCGGGCGATCCAATATACCTGGCAGGATGCGGTGGTGAACTTTGAGGCAAGTCTCGAACGGGCGATCGCCCGCCAGCAAGCGGGCCTGCTCCAACCTCTCACCCCACCTCCCCTATCAACACCCCTATCAATGCTCTCGAATGCCCCCAAGTCTTCGCCCTAAGCGACCCCTGCCGGCCTTGGAAATTCATACTATGATCGAGGCAATGACGTAAATTTTTGTAAATCCCTTGACATCAGCTTTTGAATCTGTAAAAAGCACCGTAGCATCACCGCCTTGGTATGCCCTGCAGCCCATTTGGCAAGGAGGGGAAGAGGTGGTTCAGCAAGGCTTGCCCCATAATCAACTGGCCCCAACCTGGCAAATTCTCATGCTCGGGGATGGCTCCCCCACCCGCCACCTTCAACTGCTCACCGGCGAACGGACGGACGTCGATGTGATTGATATGTCGCTGATCGGCTGCGATCGCGACCAAGCTCCTAACGTGATTGACGTGATTCCGGGCCCCCGCCTGCGCCGCCAAGTGTGGCTACGCACCGCTTCTGGACAACGGCTTGCCTATGCCACCTCCTGGTGGGAAGCCAGCCATGTTGATGAGTATTTACAAAATCGATCGCTGCCTATTTGGGCTAGCCTCGCCCGCCTACGCACCGAACTCTACCGGGATGTTCAAGGCATTTACTGCGGCTATTCCGACGTTCTAGAACAAGAATTTCAGCAAGCAGGCCCCTTCTGGGGACGACACTATCTGTTTTGGCATCACGGACAACCCCTCACCCTGATCTATGAGGTGTTTTCTCCCTACCTCACACGGTATTTAGGCCCCATGCAGCGATCGCTACCATAGGTTATCAGCTCCCCCTAGATGCCCCTCAAACCACGGACGAGAATTGCAACAATAGTGCATAATCGGGATATCTAGGGTGTTTCTTGCAGCAATTATCCCTTCAGTACTAAGCCAAGGGGGATATATCCACTCCTGGTTCAATCAGAATCATCTAGGGACTTTTTGGCATCTTCTATGAATCATCGCTAACCATGGCAGTGGCCACCATGTCATCGGCCTGGTTTAGTGTGCCCGGCTCAGTATGCCTGTATGATTCAAGAGTATAAGATGTAACCGAGGCATCGGTAGCAACATCTTGATGATCACAAAACGGTTCGGATCTACCTCTCATTTACTTGTATAGATGAAATAGTTCTCCCTGTGAACTCTCCCTGTGAACAAGGACGCCGTTACTCAGTATTTTGGTTTTCAAGTGAGCCATCTTGCACGGTATTGCGCTTTGCATCCCTGCCATCATCCCAGCTATGACGTCGTAACTGTCTTGGGCTAGTCTTAACCTGACAAGCCGCCCATGGATCATGAACTTCATCTCTCCATGAAGCCCCTAAGATGTTCTGATGACAGGCGATCGCTGCCACCCCCCAATCACTTGGGTATCCTGTGCGGTATAGATTCATCCTCCCATGACGCTGATTAATCCTCCTCCTAACCTAAGCGCTAGCACAAACCGGCAACCTCTCCACATCTCAACCCCTGCTTCATCCCACAAGTCATCTCTGCGCTTTATCAAGCCTGTTAGCCTACGCACTAAGCTCCTGATTGGCTTCAGCATGGTGTTTAGCATCGTATTTGCTGGAACCTTCTACTGGTTTTACCAATTCACAACCGAAAAAACCCTCAGTCGCCTTCAGGCTGATATGGAAGCCACGCTAAACGGCGCAGCCCAAGGTGTTGATGTTGAAGAATTAATGGCGTTGTATACCGAAGGGCAGCCCAATGCTGAAGGCTTTTCGGATGACCCACGCTACCACAATCAACTGAAATGGTTTGAAACGGTTCAGAGCATTGAACCCAGAGCTTGGCTTTATTCCTACGTCATTCGCCGTGAAGGGGAAACCCATTGGACTGGGCTCAATTCCGATAATCCTCAGCGCCTAGAAATGGTGTTTTTAGTAGATCTATGGGCCATTCGAGATCCTGAGAAAGCGGCCCATTTTCTAGCCGTTGAAAACCCGGGTACCCCTCGCTGGGCCATTTTAGATGAGCGGATTAGACGGGAAGATGAGATTTATACCGATGATTGGGGTGCTTGGATCTCAGCCTATGCCCCTCTACGAGATGCCAATGGCGATGTCGTTGCAGGTCTGGGGTTAGACATTGAAGCCGATTATGTATTTCAGGTACAGCAAGCTATTCGCAACCGGGTACTGGTGTCCTTTGGCATTACCTATGGCGTTTTGTTTATCCTGATCTATACGTTGTCAGGTATCTTAACGCGCAACTTAGTTGAGTTCACCGAATCAGCAGAGAAAATTGGAGCTGGGGACTACGGTGTGCAACTATCGCGATCGCACCTGCACACCTTTCCAGATGAAATGGATCGCTTGGCTCAGGTTTTGCAAAGCATGGTAGAAAGCATTCGCACCCGCGAGCAAATGATCATCAAAAGTAAACGGATCGAAGATGAAATCCGCCATGCTTTGAAAGCAGAAAAAGAGACGAATGAACTCAAGTCCCGCTTTGTGTCTATGGTGTCCCATGAACTGCGCACCCCCCTCACTATCATCCGTACCTCTACAGAATTGCTAGAGAAATATGGGCATCAAGTTACAGAGGAAAAAAAGGAGGAGTATTACCATCGCATTCGGTCAGCCATCAGCACCATGACACAGTTATTAGAAGACGTGCTAACCCTAGGCAAAGCCGAGGCTGGGCGGCTTGAGTTTAACCCTATGATGGTCAATCTCAATTACTTTTGTCGCGAAATTGTTGAAGAAATGCGTATGGGGTTGGGCATTAATCATACGATTGAATTTGAATGTTTATTAGGCTGTGAGCAAGCTTTTCTAGACCCAGCTTTGATGCGATCGATCCTGACAAACTTACTGTCCAATGCTATCAAATATTCTCGCTCCCACAGCACCGTAAAACTGCGGCTCCACTGTCAAAATGGTGTTGCTCTGATCGAAATTCAAGATGAAGGTATTGGCATCCCTAAAGAAGATCAACCTCGATTATTCGAGCTTTTTCACCGCGCCAGCAATGTCAGCACCATCCGCGGCACCGGCTTAGGGCTAGCCATTCTCAAACAATGTGTTGCTCATCACCAAGGGCAAGTGCGTTTTAAGAGCCAAGAAGGCATTGGAACCACCTTCACTATCCAATTACCTATCACACCCCCTTCAACACTCCCTGATGCCTAAATAACCCCAAGCTCAGCTTCAGGTTAGAAGCTTAGGGATGAACGGATCCGTCAGGCAAGATAGCTTGGTAGAGATTGGCAGTGTTTAGTGTCTCGATGTCAAGAATCGCCCCTTCTAAATTGGCGTAGCTGAGATCGGCACCTCTCAGGGATGCATCGGTGAGATCGGCATCCTGTAGGCAGGCTTCGCGTAAATTAGCGCGGTTGAGATTGGCCTTGCTCAAATTGGTTCGAACTAAGCTGGCTTGCATCAAATTGGTTTCACTCAAGTCAGCACGACAAAGATTACTCCCATCCAGGATGGTCTGGGCTAAGTTGCTCCCCATCAATCCAATATCCGCAAGGTAAGCATTGCGAAGAATCACTCCTTCTAAGTTGGGCGATCGCAGGTGCAGGTGACCATTGACCAGTTTGGCGGTGCTGAAGGTCTTGCGTCCGGAGCCATAAATTTTAAGTAGTTTTTGGGCCTTCTGTTGAGCGATCGCTTCAGCAGACCCTGTTATTGGCAAACGAGTCATAGGGTGCAACATGTGATATTAGTTACACCCCAATACTCAGATCCTACGGGGAGAGATCAGGAATGGATAGGTTTAATTCCTGGTGGATTCTTTAAAGCTTTCGTAATTCCTGACCGAGGATTCAGCCCCTTGGTGAGGGACGTCGGTTAGGTTCTCCGCGATCGCTTTCTCTAGGTCGATGCTCATCCCTGCTGTGGGGTTGGGGGCAGGAGAGGGAGGATCACTGGGATGAGTTAACACCTGCTGGACTAACACTTGATACACCAAGGTTTGGTCTAGTTCAACCTGCTTATTTACTTGAAGTGGAGTTGGAGTGCTGTCTAAGGTTTTGGAATCGGGCGACGTTAGCTTTTCTGGAGAGGCAAGAACTTTCTTATTAGGTAGATCAATACTATCCAGGGGGTGACCCTCTAGGGTGACCTGCTGCTGTGCCCAAATGTCAAAAATGCGATCGCGGCCATCCGTGGGCACGATATAGCGATACATCCAACTGCGGCTGCGGTCTCGCCGTCGTGCTCGACGTTGGCGATGGAGCTTGATACCAATCAAGCCCAGCAAGGCTTGAATGATTTGCATGGGGCTCATGTGGTCAAAAATGGTGATACGGAACAGGGTTTTCAGGTCATGCTTCCACTGCAGCGATCGCGCCACAATAGCCTGAACTACAGCATGATTGGCGTGGATATCTTCCCCCTCCTGCAGCAGGTCTAACAGGCCCAAGATCTTGAGAGCCTCAACGCGCTCAGCATAGGTGCGGATATCTTGGGGGCAGATGGTTCCCTGGCCACGGGTCAGGTGATCACGCCAATGTTGGCGATCGCGCGATCGCACCTGATGACTCCCACGGGTGAGGTAATAGTGGAGCCGCAGTTGCTGATACCAGCCCTGTTGGTGGAGAAGGTATAAATCCGGCGTTACCTCAACGCCATAGCGCTGCTGCAGGCGATGTTTTTCTTCCTGTTGGCGTTCTTCGGGTGTTTTGTGGCGCTGGTCTTGTATGCGCTGGTAGAGGTCGTCGGTAATATCTGCTGCGTTGACAACTCCGTTGGCCTCATCCTGGCAGGAGCGATCGCGAATGTTAGTTTGCTGTTTGTTGATATCGCTTAAGCGTTTCTTGTCCTGGGATGCTGGGGTCACAACCGTTACGGTATGCCCTTCTTGCACTAGGGTTGCTTCTAGGACATCTCGCAGCTTTGTTAGAGATGTATTAGCACGGGCAGCAAACTTAGCCCATGTACGCAACGTTACCGGATCGTAGGTGTAATCAAGGTCAAAATCGACGTCTTTGAGCAATCGTAAGTTGGCTTGCTGGGTGCGAACGGTGGAGGCTACGACGGCTTGGTAGTCTGTGGAGCCGTTGCCAATGCGATTCACCCCAAATGGGCGTACCCACACATGGCGGGGTATCGGTTGTCGAACTCTCGCTAGGGCTTGCCTAATTTCGCTATCGGGAATCGTGCCTTGGAAGATACCAAAGACCGCTACAAAGTAATCGGACACGTTAAAACTAATGCCGGAACCGATGCTGGGCGAGGCAATGACGATGTCATACTGCTGCATCAACGTGATTAAGTTTGCCATGCATCCATAGGCAGGATGGCTAGGATCGGTCACAGTATGGCTGTCAATGCGGAGAATGCGCTTATGGGGAAAAAGCTGCTTGAGGCGCGCTTCAACGTTCACGGTGCCCCACTTAGAGCGAGGTTTCTGGGCATCCATGCAGATAAATACGGGCCCTCGCTGCACCGCCTGTTCTAGGTCAACCCATAGGGCTGCTGGATCCGGTGTTTTATAAAACGTGATTGGCCATGCCTGCGTTGGCTTCCAGGTGTTGACGACAATCCAAGGCTGAACTGGAGATGAATTGGGTTCGCCGTGGCGATCGCTGCCATAGGCGGTGAGGAGCTCAATACTCAGGTCGGATAGATCCGCATCTTGGGCAATGACGAGTCCACCCGTTGATAGCACCAACTGTAGGAGCGCTTTGAAGGTTTCTAAAATCACCACCCGCTCTTGTTGGCAGGTGGTGCTATTGAGAACATGCCAGATAATTTGTTCACATTCATCCAGCACCACGATCGCGCCTTTCCAATCAGATACCGTAAACTGCGCTTGGCTACGGCTATGCAGGGAGTCAATACAGAGACCAAAGCCAAGTAAGTCAGATGTTTTAGACTGATGGAGTTCGCTAATATAATCCAGCCCTAGAAGCTGGCAAATGGCCCGAGCTAGCTGGATACGATGACTAATGACCAGAGTTTTACGGCCGGTCTGGGTGGCTTGGCGGATGATGCCTTCTAAGAGGGAGGTTTTTCCAGTACCTTTGGGAGATTTGATACAGACTAGCCCAGAGTCGGGCAATGTAACATCTAGATAGCGCTGATGAACGGTTTTTTGAACAGGGCAGGTTAG
Coding sequences:
- a CDS encoding HAMP domain-containing sensor histidine kinase, which codes for MTLINPPPNLSASTNRQPLHISTPASSHKSSLRFIKPVSLRTKLLIGFSMVFSIVFAGTFYWFYQFTTEKTLSRLQADMEATLNGAAQGVDVEELMALYTEGQPNAEGFSDDPRYHNQLKWFETVQSIEPRAWLYSYVIRREGETHWTGLNSDNPQRLEMVFLVDLWAIRDPEKAAHFLAVENPGTPRWAILDERIRREDEIYTDDWGAWISAYAPLRDANGDVVAGLGLDIEADYVFQVQQAIRNRVLVSFGITYGVLFILIYTLSGILTRNLVEFTESAEKIGAGDYGVQLSRSHLHTFPDEMDRLAQVLQSMVESIRTREQMIIKSKRIEDEIRHALKAEKETNELKSRFVSMVSHELRTPLTIIRTSTELLEKYGHQVTEEKKEEYYHRIRSAISTMTQLLEDVLTLGKAEAGRLEFNPMMVNLNYFCREIVEEMRMGLGINHTIEFECLLGCEQAFLDPALMRSILTNLLSNAIKYSRSHSTVKLRLHCQNGVALIEIQDEGIGIPKEDQPRLFELFHRASNVSTIRGTGLGLAILKQCVAHHQGQVRFKSQEGIGTTFTIQLPITPPSTLPDA
- a CDS encoding plasmid replication protein, CyRepA1 family translates to MVNGSSHLSIPTDSITDAHYQEWLDSGVDAELIETNVCSLSGTAIYDYLFYGEEVSRTNTGRLSSFYLQTYAPLEAGGWWCSGLDPQNQWEPMLWGQFKADTPRRHLDYSGTGHSKLKVVKYEPPVKVATRAYFLQVPDAIAQRVYQTAGVCPSLEDQERGFWHCVLTYNIFILITEGAKKAGALLTAGYAAIALPGVSSGYRVQKNDQGKRSGTRHLIPDLQLFATPNRRVYICFDHDQKPSTQAAVQATTLVLGGLWDDAGCDVRVIELPGPEKGVDDFIMQRSAEAFTDCYEQALPLNIWRSRRLYQLTCPVQKTVHQRYLDVTLPDSGLVCIKSPKGTGKTSLLEGIIRQATQTGRKTLVISHRIQLARAICQLLGLDYISELHQSKTSDLLGFGLCIDSLHSRSQAQFTVSDWKGAIVVLDECEQIIWHVLNSTTCQQERVVILETFKALLQLVLSTGGLVIAQDADLSDLSIELLTAYGSDRHGEPNSSPVQPWIVVNTWKPTQAWPITFYKTPDPAALWVDLEQAVQRGPVFICMDAQKPRSKWGTVNVEARLKQLFPHKRILRIDSHTVTDPSHPAYGCMANLITLMQQYDIVIASPSIGSGISFNVSDYFVAVFGIFQGTIPDSEIRQALARVRQPIPRHVWVRPFGVNRIGNGSTDYQAVVASTVRTQQANLRLLKDVDFDLDYTYDPVTLRTWAKFAARANTSLTKLRDVLEATLVQEGHTVTVVTPASQDKKRLSDINKQQTNIRDRSCQDEANGVVNAADITDDLYQRIQDQRHKTPEERQQEEKHRLQQRYGVEVTPDLYLLHQQGWYQQLRLHYYLTRGSHQVRSRDRQHWRDHLTRGQGTICPQDIRTYAERVEALKILGLLDLLQEGEDIHANHAVVQAIVARSLQWKHDLKTLFRITIFDHMSPMQIIQALLGLIGIKLHRQRRARRRDRSRSWMYRYIVPTDGRDRIFDIWAQQQVTLEGHPLDSIDLPNKKVLASPEKLTSPDSKTLDSTPTPLQVNKQVELDQTLVYQVLVQQVLTHPSDPPSPAPNPTAGMSIDLEKAIAENLTDVPHQGAESSVRNYESFKESTRN
- a CDS encoding pentapeptide repeat-containing protein → MTRLPITGSAEAIAQQKAQKLLKIYGSGRKTFSTAKLVNGHLHLRSPNLEGVILRNAYLADIGLMGSNLAQTILDGSNLCRADLSETNLMQASLVRTNLSKANLNRANLREACLQDADLTDASLRGADLSYANLEGAILDIETLNTANLYQAILPDGSVHP